A single window of Candidatus Rhabdochlamydia oedothoracis DNA harbors:
- a CDS encoding transposase, giving the protein MSKQGLNEEQFKILEPQMEKWVNRNHYGRKLAPWRPVVNTIFWVLRTGAPWKDAPRNKEFSHPSTAHAWLGRMQSAGFLDQFLEELLKLAEQLGCIDAQRLSVDGFFFQRTRRRRAS; this is encoded by the coding sequence ATGAGCAAGCAAGGATTAAATGAAGAACAGTTTAAAATACTCGAACCTCAAATGGAAAAATGGGTAAATCGTAACCATTATGGAAGAAAATTAGCGCCATGGAGACCTGTAGTGAATACTATTTTCTGGGTGCTTCGGACAGGAGCTCCTTGGAAAGATGCACCTAGAAACAAGGAGTTTTCTCATCCCTCAACAGCACACGCATGGCTTGGAAGAATGCAATCTGCTGGATTTTTAGATCAATTTTTAGAAGAGCTGCTTAAGCTTGCCGAACAGCTGGGGTGTATTGATGCCCAGAGACTCTCTGTAGATGGTTTTTTTTTCCAGCGGACGCGGAGGAGGAGAGCAAGTTGA
- a CDS encoding transposase, with amino-acid sequence MVFFSSGRGGGEQVDYGYKGKGVTSHLLVEKSGKPLAITFTSASGDEKKQVIPLLRKVIPFIKKAWNQGKVPILEADKGYDSEQTRIDVLSHEVFPLIARKRNTKGYKIKGICYLEKQRWVVERTISWLKTCFRRLTVRWERKAIYWNGLLMFGLLGYWMNFLSRQVSLKQ; translated from the coding sequence ATGGTTTTTTTTTCCAGCGGACGCGGAGGAGGAGAGCAAGTTGATTATGGCTACAAAGGTAAAGGCGTGACATCGCATTTACTGGTAGAAAAATCAGGAAAGCCTCTTGCAATCACTTTTACATCAGCATCCGGGGATGAGAAAAAACAAGTGATCCCTCTGCTTAGGAAAGTCATTCCCTTCATTAAAAAAGCATGGAATCAGGGAAAAGTACCCATACTTGAAGCAGATAAAGGTTATGACTCAGAGCAAACACGTATCGATGTTCTTTCCCATGAGGTTTTTCCTCTGATAGCTCGGAAAAGAAACACTAAGGGATATAAGATAAAAGGCATTTGCTACCTTGAAAAGCAACGTTGGGTCGTTGAGAGAACGATTTCTTGGTTAAAGACATGCTTCCGTCGTCTTACAGTGCGCTGGGAAAGAAAGGCAATATATTGGAACGGACTATTAATGTTTGGACTACTGGGATATTGGATGAATTTCTTAAGTCGGCAAGTATCTTTAAAACAGTAA
- a CDS encoding MFS transporter — MKASFPIFLLYFIDNFSLALVIPVLSSVILGSQSHLITSSLFWKNVSLTTLGTVFPLALLFGSPLIGSISDTIGRKKSFYITITGMVLGHLLVAFAFYISHFILLVLGRLISGFFSGNTGLCLTTISDLHPDHTKRSKYFGYLTGIGGLGWLCAMFAGGVLANRKFDPHFSPSLPFMIAALMGIINLIILIYLLKETHHLKKKKIKWELTEGPKKLIRVFRISKLRFLFLIQSLFLLSWMLVFQSFSSYSFLEFNSPPTWITLCFLGLSWILGSSLINRLLIKRVSLANIPCYGLLALSLLFCIASFTHKFVSLSVFDCTAAFISSFTAANIFNLISFSALPSIQGEIMGLSQAVIAMVQIAAPIVIGLFFLHYTLIYLTASGIALGAFLLLLFHKPSLQSKINETQAEET; from the coding sequence ATGAAGGCCTCTTTTCCAATTTTTTTACTCTATTTTATCGATAATTTTAGCTTAGCACTTGTTATTCCCGTTTTATCCTCTGTTATTCTCGGTTCCCAATCCCATCTAATCACCTCTAGTTTATTTTGGAAAAATGTCAGCCTTACTACCTTAGGGACAGTTTTTCCTTTAGCTTTGCTTTTTGGTTCACCTTTAATAGGAAGCATTTCAGATACAATCGGAAGAAAGAAGTCGTTTTATATTACCATTACTGGAATGGTTTTGGGTCACTTGCTCGTTGCCTTTGCTTTTTATATTTCCCATTTTATTTTATTGGTTCTAGGACGGTTAATATCTGGTTTTTTTTCAGGGAATACCGGTTTATGTTTAACCACAATCTCCGATTTACATCCCGATCATACAAAGCGTTCCAAATATTTTGGTTATCTAACTGGTATAGGAGGACTTGGTTGGTTATGTGCTATGTTTGCCGGAGGAGTTCTGGCCAATCGTAAATTTGATCCTCATTTCTCCCCTTCATTGCCTTTTATGATAGCAGCCCTTATGGGGATCATTAATTTAATAATCTTAATTTATTTATTAAAAGAAACACATCATCTGAAAAAGAAGAAAATCAAATGGGAGCTTACTGAGGGGCCGAAAAAACTGATCCGAGTTTTTCGCATTTCTAAATTGCGTTTTTTATTTCTCATCCAATCCTTGTTTTTATTAAGTTGGATGTTGGTTTTTCAATCTTTTTCTTCCTATTCTTTTTTAGAATTTAATTCCCCTCCGACCTGGATCACTTTATGTTTTTTAGGACTTAGCTGGATTCTAGGAAGTTCTTTAATTAATCGTCTTTTAATCAAACGGGTTTCTTTAGCTAATATTCCCTGCTACGGTTTATTAGCTTTAAGTCTGTTATTTTGCATAGCTTCTTTTACTCATAAGTTTGTATCTTTGTCTGTTTTTGATTGCACAGCAGCTTTTATTTCTTCTTTTACAGCAGCAAACATATTTAACCTAATCTCCTTTTCTGCTTTACCGAGTATTCAAGGAGAAATTATGGGATTGAGCCAAGCTGTTATTGCAATGGTACAAATCGCAGCTCCAATAGTCATTGGGCTTTTCTTTCTACATTATACTCTCATCTATTTGACTGCCTCAGGCATTGCTTTAGGCGCCTTTTTGCTTTTGCTGTTCCATAAACCCTCTTTGCAATCTAAAATTAATGAAACTCAAGCTGAAGAAACTTAA